Below is a genomic region from Campylobacter geochelonis.
TTATTTTATAGAGATAAATTTAATTGTTTGGTAAGTAAATTTTGCCTTCGCTCATAGCGTTTATAGAATTCCTTATCTTGAGTTTTAAGATAAGGAATTAATCTTAAGTAAATTTTCTACTTTTATAAATAAAAACAGAAAAAAGATAGATAATAATTTGGTATTTATCGCTTATTTTTGCAAATTTATAACACAGATTACCAAATTTTTAGGTAGTTTAAAACAGATTTTTACTAAATTTTAGATAGCTAATTTAATTTAATACTTTTATAAATCTAAATTTAGTTATAACTTGAATTTAGCGATTTTGGCATCTGTTTTACTAAATTTATTCATTTATAATTTTATCTTTGCTATGACAAAGCTCGTATAAAAAGCACTCCGTACAGTTTGGCTTAACCGCTTTACAGGTATATCTGCCAAACAAAACCATAGCTTGATGAAGCCAGTTAAGCTCAGTTTTAAAAGCTTTTGTCAAATCAACTTCTGTAAGTTCTGGCGTTTTAGCGCTACTTAGTCCAAGTCGGTGCGATACGCGAAAAACATGAGTATCAACAGCCATTAAATTTGCTCCCATATGCTCGATTAGCACCACGTGAGCGGTCTTTTGTCCAACTCCGGCTAAGCTCATTAAGCCCTTTTCATCTAGTGGAATTTCGCCGTTAAAATTTTCTACAACAGACTTTGCCATTTTGATTAAATTAGTAGCTTTGTTGTTAAAAAAGCTACACGAGTTTATCAGAAGTTTTAGGCTTGAAAGGTTTGCATTTGCTAGAGCTGTTACATTTGGATATGCGCTAAAAAGGGCTGGAGTGATTAAATTTACTCTTTTGTCGGTACATTGAGCTGAAAGCATAACGCAGACTAAAAGCTCGTATAAATTTTTAAATCTAAGCTCGGTAATCGGCTCGTTAAAATGCTCTAAAAGTAGGGATTTGATTAGGTTTATATCTTTTTTTGTTCTCATGCTTGTATTGTACTAAAAAATGTATAAATTTACTAAAATGTTAACGACTTTGCGATATAATGGTGGCAATTTTAAAAAAAGGATTTATATGAATAAAATTTTATTAGGAGCTTTAAGCTTAGCTGTTGCTATGAGTTTAAATGCAAAAGTTTTTGCTACAGTTGATGGAAAAGATATAACAGATATCGATTTAGCGCCACTTTTAGCAAATATGCCAGGGATTAACCCTGATTCACTTCCAGAAAATGTGAAAAAAGATCTTATAAACAGAGCCGTAGATATAAAACTGCTAACTGATAAAGCCATAGCTAGTGGCATAGAAAAAGATGAGCTTTATAAAAAAGAGATAAAACTTGCTCAAAGAGCTTTAGCGCTTCGTGTTTGGCAAGCAAAAGAGTTTCAAAAACTAAAAGTTAGCGATAGTGATATAAAAGCATTTTATGATAAAAATAAAGAAAAATTTATAGAACCAGAGCAAATTTCAGCTAAACACATACTTGTAAAAGATGATGCAGAAGCTAAAAAAATCATATCTCAGCTAAAGGGCTTAAAAGGCGATGCACTTAGTAAAAAATTCTCAGAACTAGCAGCAGCAGAATCTCTTGATCCAAGTGGTAAACAAACAGGTGGCGATCTTGGTTGGTTTTCTGTAAATCAGATGGTAAAACCTTTTTCTGATGCAGCAAAAGCGCTTAAAAAAGGCGAAATTTCAACAACTCCAGTTAAAACTCAATTTGGAAGCCACGTTATCTTAAAGCTTGATCAAAAAGCAAAAAGACAAGCAACTTTAGAAGAGGTTAAACCATACATTGAAAATATTTTAAAACAAGATAAATTTAAAGCTAACGTAGAAAAAGAGGCTGAGAATTTAAGAAAAAAAGCAAAAGTTGAATATAAGTAATTAAATTTTAACAAAGAAAGGACTATAAATGGGTGTTTTAGATGTTGTAAAAGCGGGCGTTCTAAGTGGCGATGATGTAAATAAACTTTATGAATATTGTAAAAACGAGGGGTTTGCAATCCCAGCGGTAAATGTCGTAGGAACAAATTCAGTTAATGCTGTTTTAGAAAGCGCTAAAAAGGCAAATTCGCCCGTTATAGTCCAGTTTTCAAATGGAGGAGCAAGTTATTACGCTGGTAAGGCTTGCGATAATGCTGCGGTTCTTGGAGCGATTTCTGGTGCAAGGCATGTGCATTTGCTAGCAAAAAGCTATGGTGTTCCAGTCATACTTCACACAGATCACGCGGCTAGAAAGCTACTTCCGTGGATTGATGAGTTAATAAAGGCAAGCGAAGAGAACATTAAGTTTTTTGGAGTTCCGCTTTTTAGCTCCCATATGCTTGATTTAAGCGAAGAGAGTTTGGAGTCAAATTTAAGCACTTGCGAAGAGTATCTTAAAAAACTAAGCCCGCTTGGCATTAGCCTTGAAATCGAGCTTGGCGTAACAGGAGGCGAAGAAGATGGCGTGGATAATACAAATGTAGATAACGCATTACTATACACTCAACCACAAGATGTTGCGCTTGCTTATGAAAGACTTAAAAAGATAAGCGATAGATTTTCTATAGCTGCTAGTTTTGGAAATGTTCATGGTGTTTATAAACCAGGAAATGTCGTGCTTAGACCAGAAATTCTTAAAAATTCACAAGAGTATGTAAAAGAAAAATTTAGTTTAAACCTTGATAAACCTATAAATTTCGTATTTCACGGTGGAAGTGGAAGCGAGTTAAAAGATATCAAAAATGCCGTAAGTTATGGCGTTATAAAGATGAATATCGACACTGATACACAGTGGGCGTTTTGGGATGGAGTTCGTGAATATGAGCTTAAAAATAGAGCTTATTTGCAAGGACAAATCGGAAACCCAGAAGGCGATGATAAGCCAAACAAGAAGTATTATTACCCAAGAAAATGGTTAAGAAGTGGCGAGGAAAGCGTTGTAACAAGGCTGTTACAGGCTTATGAAGATTTAAACTGCATAAATAGAAACTAAGAGGTTTTAATGGAAAATAAAAATGACTCTGTTTTAGACATCGCTTTACCGGAGAACTCAAACAGATCGCTTTTTGGCGTGTATGTCAAGATAGTCGCGGTTCCGGTTTTGATTTATCTAGTTTTTTTGGCTGGATATTTTAAGATTATAGATTTTAAAGTAGAGTTTCACTCTATCGCTATGATGGGGTTTTTGCTTGTTTTAGCGCTTATTTTTGCAAGACATAGCGCAGAGTATGGGTGTTGTCTTTTTGAAGATAGGATAGTAAAATTTAAATCTGGATTAAAAGAGTATATCATGTCTCATTTGATGGTTGTTGGAAACCGCAAGAAATCAAATGCAAGTTTTGATGGATTTATCGACGAGTATACAAGAGATATGAGAAATGACAACTATGCTTCAGTTGCTGCTGGAGTGTTTCCGATGCTTGGAATTTTGGGAACTTTTATAAGTATTGCTATCTCGATGCCAGCCTTTTCATCAAGTGATATAAACTCACTAGAAAGTGAGATAGCGCAACTTCTAGGTGGTGTTGGAACTGCTTTTTATGTATCTATTTTCGGTATATTTTTAGCACTTTGGTGGATATACTTTGAGAAAAAAGGACTTAGTAGATACCAAAAATTAGTTTTTAAATATAAAAACGCTACAAAAAATTTCTTTTGGGATAAAGATGAAATTTCGCAAAATTTAATGCAAGAGCTTATAAGTAAAAACGAAAAAGTTGCAAATATCTTTGAAACAAGCCTAAATTCGGAATTTAGTAAGAATTTATCACGTGCTATGATAGAAAAATTTGATGCTTTTAAAAGCATGATTGATTTAGAAAAAGAGTCCTTTTCTTTAAGTTTAGTCCAGATAGAAAAGACAAATGAATTTTTATCTAACGCAAGCAAAATAACGCAAGAGTTAAATCAAAGATATGAAAACACGATTGTATTCATGGATAATCTTATAAATAATACAAATTTAGTATATCAAAAACTATCAAAACATCTTGAAAATTCAGCTCTTTCTAGCGCACAAAACTACAGCAAAATCGAAGAAGTTATATCAAATTTAGTTATAGAGCTAAGAGGTCTTGAAAACTCACTAAAAGAGACAAATTTAGATATTTTAAAAAATCAAAATGTGGCTATGGAGAATTTTAAAACCAGCATAGCACAAGGGCTAGGTGAGTTTAAATCTGCTTTTAAGGAAGAAATAGTTGCAAGTACTGATAACAGCGATGTTATAGAAGAGCTTAGAAGGTCTTTAGCAAGTATTGATAAAGAGTCAAAAGATATCATAAAAACTATAGAAAAAACAAAAAATGAAAATTAACAAAGAAGAAAAAGATACTTTTTGGATAGCCTATGCGGACTTGATGGCTGGGCTATTGTTTGTTTTTATCTTGCTAATTGGTGGTATTATAGTAAAGTATTTTTTGACTCAAAGCACTCTTAAGAAAAAAGAGGCTGATTTTATAACAGCTATCGCAAGCTTGCAAAGTCAAGAGAAGAAAAACAGCGAATTAGAAGCGTTAAACAAAATTTTTAGCGATAAGTTAAATGAGCTTGATTTAGAAACTAAGGATTTAAAAAAAGCGCAATCGATATTTATCGTTCAAATCGAAGAGCTAGAAAAAATGGTATCTAGCTTAAATGATGAAAACTCAGATTTAAACAAAACATTAACTAGACTTTATAATGAAAAGCTAGAACAAGAGCAAATCATTAATAATTTAAATATCAGTGAAGAGGAAAAAAGGCAAAAGATAGCCGAACTTAATAAACAAAAAGATACTCAAGAGCAAGTTATAGCTGGACTTTACGCTATAAAAAGCACACAAGAAGAGCAAATTTATAAGCTAAATAAAGAAAAGTTAGCCCAAGATGAAAAAGATAGAGAAAAAGAGGCGAAAATCGTCTATTTGTTAGAGCAGATGAGTAAAAAAGAGCAAGAAGTTAATCAAATTTTATATGATTTAAACGTAACTAAAAATCGCATTAAAAACCTAACCGGAATCAAAGTAAAAGTTATAGCAGATATAAAAGAAAAGCTCGGAGATAGCGTAAGTATCGATGTAAACTCTGGTGCTTTAAGATTATCATCTTCTATTCTTTTTGATAAAGCTTCTTCAAAACTTAAAGATGATGCTAAAGAGGAGTTAAAGCGCACATTACAAAAATATTTTTCTGTATTGATGCAAAATGATGAGATTAGAAAAAACTTAGATCAAATCGTTATAGAAGGACACACCGATAGTGATGGCGGATATATCTATAACCTTGAGTTATCGCAACAACGGGCATTTGCGGTTATGGACTTTATAAATTCATGGAACAGCGATGAAAGGCTTAAAAACTATCTTATAGCAAGTGGGCGAAGCTTTATGTCGCCAGTTATAAAAGATGGCGTTGAAGATAAAGACGCAAGCAGGCGTATAGAGATAAAATTTTTACTCTCTAACAAAGCAGCCATCGACGAGATACAAAAATTTTTAAACTATGATAGAAACCAAAGCAAAAATCGATAAGATAGAATTCTCTGGCTTTGAGTTCTATCTTTTAAGAGATGACTTACTAGGCGAGTTTAACGGTAACAAGGCGCGAAAACTCGCCTATCTTTTGCAAGCTGATTTAAGCAAATTTAACAAAATCGTATCTTTTGGCTCATCGCAGTCAAACGCGATGTATTCTATAAGCGTTTTTGCTAAGCTTAAGGGGCTAGAGTTTGAGTATGTTATGAGCCATTTAAGCTCAAATTTAGCTACAAATCCAGTTGGAAATTTTAAATTCGCACTTGAAAATGGTATGAAAATTTTTGTAGAAGAAAACAGACGCGAGTTTGCGCTTAGTTTATGCGATGAAAAAACGCTTTTTATAGAAGAGGGCGTAGCGCAGCCACAAGCGGAATTTGGCTTTATCAAACAAGCCAGAGATATAGAGGAATTTGCTAGGCAAAATTTGCTTAAGTTCGATATATTTTTGCCAAGTGGAACTGGAACAAGCGCGGCGTATCTTGCAAAACATACAAAATTTGATGTTTTTACAACGCCTTGTGTTGGCGATGAGACGTTTTTAAAAGAACAAATTCAAAACCTTGACCCGCTTTCAAAAGTTAAAATTTTGCCACCATCTAAAAAATATCATTTTGGCGATTTAAAGCTCGAGCTTTTTAAAATTTGGCATGAGTTAAAAGAGCAAAGTGGCGTTGAGTTTGACTTGATATATGATCCAGTTGGTTTTTTAACCCTTTTAAAAAACTTTGATAAATTTAAAAATCCCTTGCTTTACATACATCAAGGTGGACTTATCGGCAACATTTCGCAACTGCAACGCTATAAATATAAATTTAAAGATGAAATAGTATAATCGCAAAAAGGAGAAAATATGAAAATTTTATATACAAACCAAGAAAATTTTAAAAGTGAATTTGATAAGTTAGTAAATCGCTCAGATATGGATATGGCAAATGTCATGCCTGTGGTTAGCGGGATTATCGCTGATATTAGAGCTAGGGGCGATGAAGCGTTAAACCAGCAGATAGCTAAATTTGACCGATGGGAAGTAAATAAAAATCTAGCTATAACGCAAGAGCAGATGAAAGAGGCGTTTGATGGGCTAAGCGATGAGCTTAAAAGCGCGTTAAAAGTGGCTTATGATAGGATTTTTGCGTATCATGAAAAACAGCTTGAAAAAACTTGGCTTAGCTTTGAAGAAAATGGTTCGATTTTAGGACAAAAAATCACTCCAGTTGATCGCGCTGGGCTTTATATACCAGGCGGAAAGGCGGCTTATCCAAGTTCACTTTTAATGAACGCAGTGCCTGCTATCGTAGCAGGCGTTAAGGATATCACGGTTTGCACGCCAGCGATTGAAGGGAAAGTAAATGAGCTTTTACTTGCCGCGCTTCATGTACTAGGGATTAAAAAAGCATATAAAGTCGGTGGCGCTTCAGCAATTGCTGCAATGGCGTATGGAACAAAAACTATAGCAAAAGTTGATGTTATAAC
It encodes:
- the nth gene encoding endonuclease III, whose translation is MRTKKDINLIKSLLLEHFNEPITELRFKNLYELLVCVMLSAQCTDKRVNLITPALFSAYPNVTALANANLSSLKLLINSCSFFNNKATNLIKMAKSVVENFNGEIPLDEKGLMSLAGVGQKTAHVVLIEHMGANLMAVDTHVFRVSHRLGLSSAKTPELTEVDLTKAFKTELNWLHQAMVLFGRYTCKAVKPNCTECFLYELCHSKDKIINE
- a CDS encoding peptidylprolyl isomerase → MNKILLGALSLAVAMSLNAKVFATVDGKDITDIDLAPLLANMPGINPDSLPENVKKDLINRAVDIKLLTDKAIASGIEKDELYKKEIKLAQRALALRVWQAKEFQKLKVSDSDIKAFYDKNKEKFIEPEQISAKHILVKDDAEAKKIISQLKGLKGDALSKKFSELAAAESLDPSGKQTGGDLGWFSVNQMVKPFSDAAKALKKGEISTTPVKTQFGSHVILKLDQKAKRQATLEEVKPYIENILKQDKFKANVEKEAENLRKKAKVEYK
- the fbaA gene encoding class II fructose-bisphosphate aldolase: MGVLDVVKAGVLSGDDVNKLYEYCKNEGFAIPAVNVVGTNSVNAVLESAKKANSPVIVQFSNGGASYYAGKACDNAAVLGAISGARHVHLLAKSYGVPVILHTDHAARKLLPWIDELIKASEENIKFFGVPLFSSHMLDLSEESLESNLSTCEEYLKKLSPLGISLEIELGVTGGEEDGVDNTNVDNALLYTQPQDVALAYERLKKISDRFSIAASFGNVHGVYKPGNVVLRPEILKNSQEYVKEKFSLNLDKPINFVFHGGSGSELKDIKNAVSYGVIKMNIDTDTQWAFWDGVREYELKNRAYLQGQIGNPEGDDKPNKKYYYPRKWLRSGEESVVTRLLQAYEDLNCINRN
- a CDS encoding MotA/TolQ/ExbB proton channel family protein is translated as MENKNDSVLDIALPENSNRSLFGVYVKIVAVPVLIYLVFLAGYFKIIDFKVEFHSIAMMGFLLVLALIFARHSAEYGCCLFEDRIVKFKSGLKEYIMSHLMVVGNRKKSNASFDGFIDEYTRDMRNDNYASVAAGVFPMLGILGTFISIAISMPAFSSSDINSLESEIAQLLGGVGTAFYVSIFGIFLALWWIYFEKKGLSRYQKLVFKYKNATKNFFWDKDEISQNLMQELISKNEKVANIFETSLNSEFSKNLSRAMIEKFDAFKSMIDLEKESFSLSLVQIEKTNEFLSNASKITQELNQRYENTIVFMDNLINNTNLVYQKLSKHLENSALSSAQNYSKIEEVISNLVIELRGLENSLKETNLDILKNQNVAMENFKTSIAQGLGEFKSAFKEEIVASTDNSDVIEELRRSLASIDKESKDIIKTIEKTKNEN
- a CDS encoding OmpA family protein; its protein translation is MKINKEEKDTFWIAYADLMAGLLFVFILLIGGIIVKYFLTQSTLKKKEADFITAIASLQSQEKKNSELEALNKIFSDKLNELDLETKDLKKAQSIFIVQIEELEKMVSSLNDENSDLNKTLTRLYNEKLEQEQIINNLNISEEEKRQKIAELNKQKDTQEQVIAGLYAIKSTQEEQIYKLNKEKLAQDEKDREKEAKIVYLLEQMSKKEQEVNQILYDLNVTKNRIKNLTGIKVKVIADIKEKLGDSVSIDVNSGALRLSSSILFDKASSKLKDDAKEELKRTLQKYFSVLMQNDEIRKNLDQIVIEGHTDSDGGYIYNLELSQQRAFAVMDFINSWNSDERLKNYLIASGRSFMSPVIKDGVEDKDASRRIEIKFLLSNKAAIDEIQKFLNYDRNQSKNR
- a CDS encoding 1-aminocyclopropane-1-carboxylate deaminase is translated as MIETKAKIDKIEFSGFEFYLLRDDLLGEFNGNKARKLAYLLQADLSKFNKIVSFGSSQSNAMYSISVFAKLKGLEFEYVMSHLSSNLATNPVGNFKFALENGMKIFVEENRREFALSLCDEKTLFIEEGVAQPQAEFGFIKQARDIEEFARQNLLKFDIFLPSGTGTSAAYLAKHTKFDVFTTPCVGDETFLKEQIQNLDPLSKVKILPPSKKYHFGDLKLELFKIWHELKEQSGVEFDLIYDPVGFLTLLKNFDKFKNPLLYIHQGGLIGNISQLQRYKYKFKDEIV